The Rhodopirellula halodulae genome includes the window CAATTGGGGTCGTCTTGGTAAAGCCGTTTTTCGAGGTCGAGAAACGCTTTTTGGTCTTTGCGTCCGGAAACGGGTTGGCACAACACCTTTGCGGACATGCGAGCGGTCTTGGGGGTTGGAGAACGAGGCTGAGCGGGTAATCGCTAGAAGATAGCAGAATCGGGATGTTTCTCCCATTCAAACGAAGGTGTAAAAGGGGGCTCCCATGGAAACAATACGAAGTCTGCAAAATGCATCGATCCGACGAATTGCCTCGCTGCGAAAGTCTCGCCGGCGGAGAGCCGCGGGGGTGGTGTTGGTCGACGGTCCGCGTGAAACATTGCGCGCGATCGAAGCTGGATTGAAGATGATCGGGTTTTACGAGATCGAACCCAAATCCGACCCGGAAGCGGAGCGGCAAACCGAGCGAGAGATGCCTGAGCAAGCTCCGGCACGCGAGCATGCGATTGCAAACCGGGTGCATCGCTACGTGACCGCCGACGTCTTTCGAAAGATCGCCTACACGTCGTCGACGGATCGATGTGTCGCTGAGTTTGAGTCTCCTGACAATGCATGGAAACGTGTGCGAGATGGTGTTGAGGCGAGGAGCGGATTGATACTGGTGCTCGATCAAGTCGAGAAGCCGGGAAACTTGGGGGCGGTCTTTCGAACGGCCGATGCGGCGGGAGTCTCTGCGGTTTTGCTAGCAGATTGCCCGTCGGATCAATTCAACCCCAATGCCATCCGAGGATCGCTCGGTGCCGTGTTCACCGTGCCGTCGGCGGCGGGAACCGAAACCGAGGTGTCAGCGT containing:
- a CDS encoding RNA methyltransferase; this encodes METIRSLQNASIRRIASLRKSRRRRAAGVVLVDGPRETLRAIEAGLKMIGFYEIEPKSDPEAERQTEREMPEQAPAREHAIANRVHRYVTADVFRKIAYTSSTDRCVAEFESPDNAWKRVRDGVEARSGLILVLDQVEKPGNLGAVFRTADAAGVSAVLLADCPSDQFNPNAIRGSLGAVFTVPSAAGTETEVSAFLREHGYRVAAMRVEGSKPLFESDLTGKVAVVLGSEADGLGDRWGGDEIHPVALPMAGHVDSLNVSVSAAIVAYEAVRQNAAS